One region of Pseudoalteromonas galatheae genomic DNA includes:
- a CDS encoding bifunctional diguanylate cyclase/phosphodiesterase has protein sequence MLSENQKLESKTEQLSIINQFSSSLLHLTKLDELFEYVTTQVVNRLGFVDCVIYLADPYQEYLEVAASMGVCHANGDYRVEQTKIKIGSGITGQVATTRAPFISGNVASHPMYIADLRPAMSELCVPLEYDGHLIGVIDCEHPEADYFTSAHLQILSTVAHLLSAKIHQLRTLENLQTTITQLHQAQNLEKSLLKIANITYRFENLEAFYDDLYKIIASQLCAENFFIGLYDTQQDILEIDYLIEGGEKCNAHQKVSKDQIKHTASYYILKNQRPLLCDNDQFRAHITRGDFKMVGRSPRSWLGVPFLVNDQYQGVIVLQSYNNDQAFVSHDLSILTYISRQVSMAIDRQLSRQALEHRALHDDLTGLANRYLLLERIKHAILRLARVESSNLHCLIYLDLDRFKSINDSLGHDVGDHFLIAIVEMINGCIRKTDTFARLGGDEFAIFMENVQDRQQVTLLLNRITTAITKPLHIDGHVLQASGSIGVAFTDNESDSAINLLQQADAAMYEAKSLGRGQVCYFNNAMRKRLKQQADIENDLQHGIKNNEFSLYYQPIFSLTTGTIVSFEALVRWFHPKNGLVSPDAFIPIAEQTGQIIELDLHLLELAAKQLKRWKAQKQPKIRITVNVSSRHFASLEFVDTIQQLYHRYELTPGSLCLEITESGLIANLALATKIIQGLESLGVKLYLDDFGTGYSALGYLHQLPIHVLKIDKSFIDQLTERENPLVDAILKLAQSLNLTVVAEGIELETQWQLLKQKGCQFGQGYIVSKPLAADQAMAFLLSRN, from the coding sequence ATGCTATCTGAGAACCAAAAATTAGAATCAAAAACTGAGCAGCTTAGCATCATTAACCAGTTTTCCTCGTCGCTGCTGCATCTAACCAAACTTGACGAATTGTTTGAATACGTTACAACACAGGTCGTTAATCGACTGGGATTTGTAGATTGTGTTATCTACCTCGCTGACCCTTATCAAGAGTATTTAGAAGTCGCTGCAAGTATGGGCGTTTGCCATGCTAATGGGGATTATCGTGTTGAACAAACTAAGATAAAGATTGGTTCAGGTATTACCGGGCAAGTTGCAACGACTAGAGCGCCCTTTATTTCTGGGAACGTCGCCTCTCACCCAATGTATATTGCTGATTTACGGCCAGCCATGTCAGAGCTATGTGTACCACTTGAGTATGATGGCCACTTGATCGGTGTTATTGACTGTGAACACCCTGAGGCTGATTATTTTACCTCCGCGCATTTACAGATATTATCAACGGTCGCACATTTACTCAGCGCCAAAATCCATCAATTACGCACCTTAGAAAACCTCCAAACCACGATTACCCAGTTGCACCAAGCGCAGAATTTAGAAAAATCACTACTGAAAATTGCGAACATCACTTACCGCTTTGAGAACCTTGAAGCTTTTTATGATGACTTATATAAAATCATTGCCTCTCAGCTTTGCGCCGAGAATTTCTTTATTGGCCTTTATGATACTCAACAGGATATTTTAGAAATCGATTATTTGATTGAGGGAGGCGAAAAGTGTAATGCTCACCAAAAAGTATCAAAAGATCAGATTAAGCATACTGCATCCTACTATATTCTGAAGAACCAACGACCTCTGCTATGCGATAACGATCAATTTAGAGCGCACATTACGCGGGGTGATTTTAAGATGGTGGGTCGCTCGCCACGCTCTTGGTTAGGCGTACCATTTTTGGTTAATGATCAATATCAGGGCGTGATTGTGCTGCAAAGCTATAATAACGACCAAGCTTTCGTGAGTCATGATTTATCTATTCTGACTTATATAAGTCGTCAAGTCAGCATGGCCATAGATCGGCAGCTTTCAAGGCAGGCACTAGAACATAGAGCTTTACACGATGATTTAACAGGTCTAGCCAATCGCTATTTATTATTAGAGCGGATCAAACATGCTATTTTGAGGCTAGCGCGAGTGGAGTCCTCTAATTTGCACTGCCTGATCTATCTCGATTTAGACAGATTTAAAAGCATTAATGACTCACTTGGCCACGATGTTGGCGACCATTTCTTAATTGCTATTGTTGAGATGATAAATGGCTGCATTCGCAAAACCGACACCTTTGCGCGGCTCGGGGGGGATGAGTTTGCGATTTTTATGGAAAACGTCCAAGACCGGCAACAAGTCACTCTGCTTCTTAATAGGATCACCACCGCCATAACCAAGCCTCTCCATATAGATGGCCATGTTCTACAAGCTTCTGGCAGTATTGGCGTTGCATTCACTGATAACGAATCCGATAGCGCAATTAATTTACTGCAACAAGCAGATGCGGCAATGTACGAAGCAAAATCTTTGGGCCGAGGTCAAGTATGTTATTTTAATAACGCCATGCGCAAACGCTTAAAACAGCAGGCCGATATTGAAAATGATCTGCAGCATGGCATAAAAAACAATGAATTTTCGCTGTATTATCAGCCGATATTTTCCCTAACGACAGGCACTATTGTTAGCTTTGAAGCCCTCGTCCGTTGGTTTCACCCCAAAAATGGTCTAGTGTCTCCAGATGCTTTTATTCCGATTGCAGAGCAAACCGGACAGATCATTGAGCTTGACTTACATTTGCTGGAATTAGCAGCCAAACAACTCAAACGCTGGAAAGCGCAAAAGCAGCCAAAGATTCGTATTACCGTAAATGTTTCATCGCGACATTTCGCAAGCTTAGAGTTCGTAGATACAATTCAGCAACTTTATCATCGCTATGAGCTTACACCTGGTTCTTTATGTTTGGAAATCACAGAATCTGGATTGATCGCGAACCTAGCCCTCGCAACCAAAATTATTCAGGGATTAGAATCCCTTGGAGTGAAGCTTTATCTTGACGACTTTGGTACGGGTTACTCTGCATTAGGTTATTTGCACCAGCTGCCTATTCATGTGCTCAAGATTGATAAGAGTTTCATTGACCAACTAACTGAAAGAGAGAACCCCCTAGTTGATGCGATTTTGAAACTTGCGCAATCACTTAATCTGACCGTTGTCGCTGAAGGTATCGAGCTCGAAACCCAGTGGCAGCTATTAAAGCAAAAAGGCTGTCAATTTGGTCAAGGTTATATTGTTTCTAAACCATTAGCCGCAGATCAAGCGATGGCATTTTTACTGAGTAGAAACTAG
- the metE gene encoding 5-methyltetrahydropteroyltriglutamate--homocysteine S-methyltransferase, giving the protein MALTHNLGFPRIGKKRELKFAVERYWSGDLTKDDLIAEGKRIRAKNWALQADAGVDLLPVGDFAWYDHVLNISLLVGAIPSRHKNNEPVNLDTVFRIGRGRAPSGCACAASEMTKWFNTNYHYIVPELTQTQDFALTWTELFTQVEEAQLLGYQAKPVLVGPVTYLYLAKCVGQAFDKLALLDKLLIVYQQVLGKLAEQGVEWVQIDEPILALEIDDVYRNALRRSFDALNGQGVKVLLASYFDSVQAHLEDIQSYPVEGVHFDCIAANYDLAVLEEVVGQDSVLSLGIVNGRNIWRSDLEGVYQQLTQVHERRGDNLWLAPSCSLLHTPVDLEQEQQLDSELKSWLAFAKQKGQELALLKNALEQRDITQLVEYSKPVKARLTSTRVNNSEAQQRVSALTAKDGQRNSEFAIRTKKQAQSLNLPLLPTTTIGSFPQTQAIRKARRDYKAGILNADAYHSQMEAEIRYAVEEQEALNLDVLVHGEAERNDMVEYFGELLEGFAFTQFGWVQSYGSRCVKPPVIWGDVSRAAPMTVNWTSYAQSLTKKPMKGMLTGPVTILFWSFVRDDLDKPSIANQIALALRDEVVDLQNAGIKVIQIDEPAFREGMPLKASQWQTYLAWAAYAFRVSASGVNDETQIHTHMCYSEFNDIIAAIADMDADVITIETSRSNMALLDAFEHFDYPNDIGPGVYDIHTPNVPEMTWIKDLIHKAAKKIPVERLWVNPDCGLKTRGWPETRAALENMVTATKELRSELGKS; this is encoded by the coding sequence ATGGCATTAACACATAACTTGGGCTTTCCTCGTATAGGCAAAAAGCGTGAACTTAAATTTGCAGTAGAACGCTATTGGTCAGGTGACTTAACGAAAGACGACCTAATCGCAGAAGGAAAGCGTATTCGTGCAAAAAATTGGGCGTTGCAAGCTGACGCAGGTGTTGACCTTCTCCCTGTAGGCGATTTTGCTTGGTATGATCACGTATTGAATATTTCATTACTTGTCGGCGCTATTCCTAGTCGTCACAAAAATAATGAGCCGGTAAATCTTGATACTGTATTTCGGATTGGTAGGGGGCGAGCACCTAGCGGCTGTGCGTGTGCTGCCAGTGAAATGACAAAATGGTTCAACACTAATTATCATTACATCGTCCCTGAGTTAACACAAACGCAGGACTTTGCTCTGACTTGGACGGAGTTATTTACTCAAGTAGAGGAAGCACAATTACTTGGCTACCAAGCAAAACCCGTATTGGTCGGCCCGGTAACCTATCTCTACTTAGCTAAATGCGTTGGTCAAGCGTTTGATAAATTGGCTTTATTAGATAAGTTATTGATTGTATATCAGCAGGTACTCGGCAAGCTTGCAGAGCAAGGCGTTGAGTGGGTACAAATTGATGAACCTATTTTAGCATTGGAAATCGACGATGTTTATCGCAACGCGCTGCGCCGAAGCTTTGATGCGTTGAACGGCCAAGGAGTAAAAGTGTTATTGGCCAGTTATTTTGACTCCGTACAAGCGCATCTTGAAGATATCCAGTCTTACCCCGTAGAAGGCGTACATTTTGACTGCATAGCGGCAAACTATGACTTGGCCGTGTTAGAGGAAGTCGTTGGGCAAGATAGTGTACTGTCCCTCGGGATTGTGAATGGTCGTAACATTTGGCGCTCGGATCTCGAAGGCGTATACCAGCAACTTACTCAGGTTCATGAACGTCGTGGTGATAATCTCTGGCTTGCTCCTTCATGCTCATTATTGCATACGCCAGTCGACTTAGAGCAAGAGCAACAGCTTGACAGTGAATTAAAGTCTTGGCTCGCATTTGCCAAACAAAAAGGGCAAGAGCTGGCATTATTGAAAAATGCATTGGAACAACGTGATATTACCCAGTTGGTCGAATATTCTAAGCCTGTAAAAGCGCGCTTGACCTCTACTCGCGTGAATAATAGCGAGGCACAACAGCGTGTTTCAGCGCTTACAGCAAAAGATGGTCAACGCAATAGTGAATTCGCGATCAGAACTAAAAAACAAGCACAGTCGCTAAATTTACCCCTATTGCCAACCACAACGATCGGCTCCTTCCCACAAACTCAAGCTATTCGTAAGGCACGGCGTGATTATAAGGCGGGTATCTTGAATGCTGATGCTTATCATAGCCAGATGGAAGCGGAGATCCGTTATGCCGTTGAAGAACAAGAAGCGCTTAACTTAGATGTGCTGGTTCATGGCGAAGCGGAGCGCAATGACATGGTTGAGTATTTTGGTGAATTACTCGAAGGTTTTGCCTTTACTCAGTTTGGCTGGGTGCAAAGTTATGGTTCACGCTGTGTTAAACCCCCTGTGATTTGGGGAGATGTTTCGCGTGCAGCACCAATGACAGTTAATTGGACGAGTTATGCACAGAGCTTAACCAAAAAACCGATGAAGGGCATGCTAACAGGACCTGTGACTATTTTATTTTGGTCGTTTGTCAGAGATGACTTAGACAAGCCAAGCATCGCGAATCAAATTGCACTAGCACTGAGAGATGAAGTCGTGGATTTGCAAAATGCAGGAATTAAGGTGATCCAAATCGATGAACCTGCATTTAGAGAGGGGATGCCACTCAAAGCCAGTCAGTGGCAAACCTACTTAGCTTGGGCGGCGTATGCGTTTAGGGTATCCGCAAGTGGTGTGAATGACGAAACACAGATCCATACGCATATGTGTTATTCGGAGTTTAACGATATTATCGCCGCCATTGCAGATATGGATGCAGACGTGATCACGATTGAAACGTCACGTTCAAATATGGCGTTACTCGACGCCTTTGAACATTTTGACTACCCCAATGACATCGGGCCTGGCGTTTATGATATTCATACGCCAAACGTCCCTGAGATGACATGGATAAAAGATTTAATTCACAAAGCAGCGAAGAAAATTCCAGTAGAAAGATTATGGGTGAATCCAGATTGTGGGCTTAAAACTCGAGGATGGCCAGAAACCCGAGCCGCACTTGAGAATATGGTGACAGCGACCAAGGAGCTCAGAAGCGAATTAGGGAAAAGTTAA
- a CDS encoding LysR substrate-binding domain-containing protein, with amino-acid sequence MIDIKHLKTISTLKETGSLVNTARELFLTQSALSHQIKDLESKLDCQLFERKTQPVRFTPQGMLLLELANDVLPKVEATKCRLKESLNQPISQLRLSVECHACFHWLLPTIKEFNTFWPDIKVDYERGFSYDAIPDLIEDELDLVLTSDIREPEQLEYAHLFDFKLKLIVAPDHELAKKAYVTALDLKDETIISYPIPRERQDIFKHFIQNARFDGTLKTVDQGLLIFQLVSAGMGVAALPDWLVTPYESQGLIKSIPLGALGLNRPMYLAMKKSMKDNPVYRHFLNTCRKTTAR; translated from the coding sequence ATGATTGATATAAAGCACCTAAAGACTATCTCCACCTTGAAAGAAACTGGTTCTCTTGTGAATACTGCGCGAGAGCTATTCCTAACTCAATCTGCTTTATCACATCAGATCAAAGATCTTGAAAGCAAACTCGACTGCCAGCTTTTTGAGCGCAAAACGCAGCCTGTACGTTTTACCCCTCAAGGGATGTTATTATTGGAACTTGCCAACGATGTTTTACCTAAAGTTGAAGCAACCAAGTGTCGTCTGAAGGAAAGCCTTAATCAGCCTATCTCGCAACTCAGATTAAGCGTGGAATGTCATGCATGTTTTCACTGGTTGCTGCCAACAATTAAAGAATTCAATACCTTTTGGCCTGACATTAAGGTCGATTACGAGCGGGGCTTTAGCTACGACGCTATTCCTGACCTTATTGAAGATGAGCTGGACTTAGTGCTTACCTCAGACATTCGAGAACCCGAACAACTGGAATACGCGCACCTTTTTGACTTTAAATTAAAGTTAATCGTTGCACCAGATCACGAATTGGCCAAGAAGGCCTATGTCACAGCACTCGACCTAAAAGATGAAACCATCATTTCTTACCCTATTCCACGAGAGCGTCAGGATATATTTAAGCACTTCATTCAAAATGCACGCTTTGACGGTACACTAAAAACCGTCGATCAAGGTTTATTAATCTTCCAACTTGTCAGTGCAGGTATGGGGGTTGCGGCATTACCGGACTGGTTAGTGACCCCCTATGAAAGCCAAGGATTGATTAAATCTATTCCTCTTGGCGCACTTGGGTTAAATCGCCCGATGTATTTAGCTATGAAGAAAAGCATGAAAGACAACCCTGTCTATCGTCATTTCCTCAACACTTGCCGCAAAACCACCGCAAGATAA
- a CDS encoding YdcF family protein: MFEVKKVVGQLLMPLPLSLVVLMGLMLFMSKMRKGPYIASWFVLLTTWALSTPYVAQHIIERDTGTLAAFNPSKHSNIDKIVVLGCDLYPDNSLPSNAQLGSCGLARLVEGVRLANIYPKAQLYVSGYGYGHATSAGLMARTAQSLGISATRIKQNPNAKDTADEAKMLAPLLVDYDVALVTSAAHMKRAKNLFEAQGIEVFSAPTEFYNFKQYPLSRLFIPNHKALEVVTRIWHEQIGSMWITIRRIIDPEAL, translated from the coding sequence ATGTTTGAAGTCAAAAAGGTTGTCGGTCAACTTCTGATGCCTTTACCGTTATCTTTGGTTGTGCTTATGGGGCTTATGCTTTTTATGTCTAAGATGCGTAAAGGACCTTATATTGCAAGCTGGTTCGTCTTACTCACCACTTGGGCATTGTCGACTCCTTATGTCGCACAACATATTATCGAGAGAGATACTGGCACTCTCGCTGCATTCAATCCAAGTAAGCACAGCAACATAGATAAAATCGTTGTACTTGGCTGTGATTTATACCCAGATAACTCTCTCCCCAGCAACGCCCAACTCGGCAGCTGCGGTCTAGCTAGGTTAGTTGAAGGTGTAAGACTTGCTAATATTTACCCAAAAGCCCAACTGTATGTCTCTGGTTACGGCTATGGCCATGCAACAAGCGCGGGACTTATGGCAAGAACCGCACAGAGCTTAGGTATTTCCGCTACACGTATTAAGCAAAACCCCAATGCCAAAGACACAGCGGACGAAGCAAAAATGCTAGCACCTTTGCTAGTCGATTATGACGTTGCATTGGTTACATCGGCTGCGCACATGAAACGCGCAAAAAACCTATTTGAAGCGCAAGGTATTGAAGTGTTCTCTGCGCCGACGGAATTTTATAACTTCAAGCAATACCCACTAAGCAGGCTATTTATCCCGAACCATAAGGCCTTAGAAGTAGTCACCCGGATTTGGCATGAGCAAATTGGCAGTATGTGGATCACAATTCGTCGTATTATTGACCCAGAAGCACTATAA
- a CDS encoding PepSY-associated TM helix domain-containing protein, with translation MTAKQWFNWHSLSGVWFGLLLFIICWTGAFASIAHELDWLFNEPVRATEGQSNINLAAAYEMVQETYPDAQIGIAFTGPDTYFAHDIVMRMPDSPWQHVYVDPYSGAIQAETSFFNIQRFFRDFHMHFFGVFDSIISYYLVLIFAVPLCISTVSALYVYRGWWKKLFALTLSGDARAKMASMHKISGVWGLWLAIVISFTSIWYLFEFVRMDLVDGKTAFTDVGDFAVNPLPELPRQNKPQLSVVELFAIVKGARPDLEVKAIRYSGGYFYAEGQSHDWVVRDRANKIYVNPYSGEVVYSQTASSQGLYWRLSDTADPLHFGNFAGVWGKILWFIFGIVISFLVLSGTYMYIKRQFKLRRKDEHRGVVVSLSLSFGMILCICFYAQQTIMGYGIAGRWPELPFASFIFLSAWVSFTCLIIVLWSAALLNLCLKNRGSSFKLGMN, from the coding sequence ATGACGGCAAAACAATGGTTCAACTGGCATAGTTTGAGTGGCGTGTGGTTTGGGTTGTTGCTGTTCATAATATGCTGGACTGGCGCGTTTGCGAGTATTGCCCACGAATTAGATTGGCTATTCAATGAGCCGGTGAGGGCAACAGAGGGCCAATCAAACATAAATTTAGCAGCAGCTTATGAGATGGTACAAGAGACGTATCCTGACGCCCAAATAGGGATTGCCTTTACAGGTCCTGATACTTATTTTGCGCATGACATCGTGATGCGGATGCCAGATAGTCCATGGCAACATGTTTATGTCGATCCATATTCAGGAGCTATCCAAGCTGAAACCAGCTTTTTTAATATTCAGCGCTTTTTTCGCGATTTTCACATGCATTTTTTCGGCGTTTTTGACAGCATCATTTCATATTATCTTGTGCTTATCTTTGCCGTGCCTTTATGTATTTCGACTGTGAGTGCGCTTTATGTATATCGCGGCTGGTGGAAGAAGTTATTTGCCTTAACACTTAGCGGGGATGCTCGAGCCAAAATGGCAAGTATGCATAAAATAAGTGGCGTGTGGGGCTTATGGCTTGCGATTGTTATTTCATTCACGAGTATCTGGTATCTATTTGAGTTTGTACGAATGGATCTGGTTGATGGTAAAACAGCCTTTACCGACGTTGGTGATTTTGCCGTTAATCCTTTGCCCGAACTACCACGACAGAATAAGCCGCAATTGTCAGTAGTAGAATTATTCGCAATAGTAAAAGGGGCGAGACCCGACCTTGAGGTGAAAGCGATCCGCTATTCTGGAGGTTATTTTTATGCTGAGGGGCAATCCCACGATTGGGTCGTGCGGGATAGGGCAAATAAAATATATGTAAACCCTTACAGCGGTGAAGTTGTATACAGCCAAACAGCATCGAGCCAAGGTCTGTACTGGCGCTTATCTGACACTGCAGACCCTCTACACTTTGGCAACTTTGCGGGTGTATGGGGGAAAATATTGTGGTTTATATTTGGGATTGTGATCTCATTTTTGGTTCTCAGTGGTACTTATATGTACATTAAACGGCAGTTTAAGTTGCGTCGTAAAGATGAGCATCGAGGTGTTGTAGTGTCACTGTCTTTAAGCTTTGGAATGATCTTATGTATTTGCTTTTACGCTCAACAGACTATTATGGGTTATGGTATTGCAGGAAGGTGGCCAGAGTTACCCTTTGCTTCGTTTATATTTTTATCGGCCTGGGTGTCGTTCACTTGCTTAATTATCGTGCTTTGGAGCGCAGCTCTGCTTAACTTATGTCTTAAAAATCGGGGGTCTTCGTTCAAGTTGGGTATGAATTGA
- a CDS encoding TonB-dependent siderophore receptor, translating to MQTKAHQSTALALMLSLLYFSPNAAAEVDRDNIERISVVGQPIKRNSGPTGLDLTIKETPQSVTVLSHDYIKDFELNDLEDIMVQATGISRYKFGAGDNTEFTSRGYLVNALVKDGLPTSIAGPQESRLDTIVYDRVEVLRGAAGLMAGAGQPSATLNVITKQPDRGGFVEVGAEIGSWNKMRTHVDATGALTKDEALAGRVILAYEEKDSFVDKENSNKIVAYTQLHHYFSEDTEASFSVHYQDNELKLSPWGLPIFYSDGSSVEIDKKTNLSSPDSYNGNTHQSYHLKLSHQINLDWALNFGAQYSKTEADITLTYFSGNPNKETGLGLQGGDRRWIETVDGTNFILGLVGRFELFNRSHQVNITYLNADFESTDDRFEELDENARTIFYPLQSINNLHPAAHLTATDKQFIGYWDKATKEQSIALSSKLTLTDDLHAILGVKFFDYERTNERDFAWSGFSSDKGKETGESLYVGLVYNINDQISTYASYTDAYEPQLDKIDVNLKQLAPITARNLEVGIKTTLWDDKLRLNVAYFDSLKEDFGVVIPEYANERPARYRPVDGAEADGFEVELEAKLTEDWQANFGYSDFDVVDENGEDINLYAPRKTLNASTKYTYGAWNLGLSATWDTNRKVDILNVPGVDLGLPTGGRRGAVRAELDSQLLLNAHIKYQYSSQLSVKLNISNLTDETFYDTYGFVPKKYNEPRAYNLSMEYLF from the coding sequence ATGCAAACCAAAGCGCATCAATCTACAGCACTAGCTCTGATGTTATCACTCCTTTATTTTTCTCCAAATGCGGCAGCAGAAGTCGATCGCGACAATATTGAACGGATCAGTGTTGTTGGCCAGCCAATCAAGCGTAACTCGGGTCCCACAGGACTTGACCTTACTATTAAAGAAACCCCCCAATCTGTCACCGTTTTAAGTCACGATTATATAAAAGACTTCGAACTTAATGACCTCGAAGATATCATGGTACAAGCAACTGGTATCTCAAGATACAAATTTGGAGCGGGTGATAATACTGAGTTTACCTCTCGTGGGTATCTCGTCAATGCCTTGGTCAAAGATGGTTTACCTACTTCAATTGCTGGACCACAAGAGAGTCGCCTAGACACTATTGTCTATGACCGAGTAGAGGTTCTTAGGGGCGCTGCTGGCTTGATGGCTGGCGCAGGACAACCATCAGCAACACTAAATGTTATCACCAAGCAACCAGATCGAGGCGGTTTTGTTGAAGTTGGTGCCGAGATTGGCTCTTGGAATAAAATGCGTACACATGTAGATGCAACCGGAGCTCTCACTAAAGATGAAGCATTGGCCGGACGAGTTATTCTTGCCTATGAGGAAAAAGATAGCTTCGTCGATAAAGAAAATAGTAACAAGATCGTTGCATACACTCAGTTGCATCATTATTTCTCTGAAGATACAGAAGCCTCGTTTAGTGTTCATTACCAAGACAATGAACTGAAACTATCGCCGTGGGGATTGCCAATTTTTTACTCTGATGGTAGCTCTGTTGAAATAGACAAGAAAACAAATTTATCCTCGCCAGATAGTTACAACGGCAATACCCACCAAAGTTATCATTTAAAATTATCTCACCAAATCAATTTAGATTGGGCACTTAACTTTGGCGCACAATACAGTAAAACAGAAGCTGACATTACCTTAACCTACTTTAGTGGAAACCCAAACAAAGAAACGGGCCTTGGTCTTCAAGGCGGTGATAGACGTTGGATAGAAACCGTCGATGGGACTAATTTTATTTTGGGACTGGTTGGTCGATTTGAATTATTTAACCGATCGCACCAAGTAAATATCACCTATTTAAATGCAGATTTTGAATCTACTGACGATCGCTTCGAAGAGTTGGATGAAAATGCGAGGACAATTTTTTATCCACTCCAATCGATTAATAACCTTCACCCTGCTGCTCATTTAACCGCAACCGATAAGCAATTCATTGGCTATTGGGACAAAGCAACAAAAGAGCAGAGTATCGCCCTTAGCAGTAAATTAACGTTAACAGATGACCTTCACGCTATTCTAGGCGTCAAATTCTTCGATTATGAACGCACCAACGAGCGTGATTTTGCTTGGAGCGGATTCTCTAGCGATAAAGGTAAAGAAACTGGTGAAAGCCTATATGTGGGGCTGGTTTACAATATCAATGATCAGATCAGCACGTATGCAAGTTACACCGACGCCTATGAGCCACAACTGGATAAAATAGATGTGAACTTAAAGCAATTAGCGCCGATCACAGCGCGAAACTTAGAAGTAGGTATCAAAACCACACTATGGGACGACAAGTTACGCTTAAATGTCGCTTATTTTGATAGTTTAAAGGAAGACTTTGGTGTTGTTATCCCCGAATATGCGAATGAGCGACCAGCTAGGTATCGACCCGTTGATGGTGCAGAGGCTGATGGATTTGAAGTTGAATTAGAAGCAAAGCTAACAGAAGATTGGCAAGCAAACTTTGGTTACAGTGATTTCGATGTTGTCGACGAAAATGGTGAAGATATTAACTTGTACGCACCAAGAAAGACGCTCAATGCAAGTACTAAATATACTTATGGGGCTTGGAACTTAGGCTTAAGTGCAACTTGGGATACAAACAGAAAAGTTGATATTTTAAACGTTCCTGGTGTTGACCTTGGACTGCCAACAGGTGGCCGTCGAGGCGCAGTGCGCGCTGAGCTTGATAGCCAGCTTTTACTTAATGCACACATCAAATATCAATACTCTAGCCAGCTTAGCGTAAAACTAAATATCAGCAATTTAACAGATGAGACGTTTTACGACACGTACGGTTTCGTACCTAAAAAATATAACGAGCCTAGAGCATACAATTTAAGTATGGAATACCTGTTTTAA